The region TCTTAGGGGAAAACCGGCTCCCAAGACAGGAGGCCTCCCTGTAGGGAGGCCCATGTCAAGGATCAAATTCTGCAAAGAACATGAGTGAGCTCAGAAACAAGTAccctcccccggccccgccccgacACACACCCAACCCAACCAAATGGAGCCTTCAGATGAGCCTGTAGCCCTGGCTGAATGCTCAATAGTATTCTAATAAAAGCTGAAGCGGAGGCACCCAGCTAGGCTGTGCTGATTTCTGATCCACAGAAACTAAAAGATAGTAaatttttctggtttgtttgttttaattttgaggggaggtaattaggtttatttatttatttttaatgaaggtactggggattgaacctaggacctcatgcatgctaagaatgcattctaccactgagatataccgtCCCCCCATAAAAGTAGTTAAGGTTTTGGGCAATtggttatgcagcaatagatgaCTTTCAAGCATTATGTTGGGAGAGGTTCTGAGAGGCAAGGTTGGTTGAGGCAGCCAGGATGTGGGAAGGTGAGAGACTGGGAGAGGGCAGCACAGGCATCAGGAGCTGCAGCCTGGAGTAGGATGCCTTGCCTCTGGACCCCATGCCATGAAGACCCAGTAGACACAGGGTTCACCTTTTCTAACTGGGCCTACAATCTGGAGCCATCCCTTGGCTTGAGGCAGATTCAGCTGCGTCACTTTATCCTGGAGCTGGGAGGAGTACCAGGGTGTCATTTCCTGGATTGCAGGGGATTTGTCATCAAGGACCCTGATGAGGTGGCTTGGCTCAGGGGCATCCTCCAGTACAAGTACCATATGGGTTCTGACCAGCTTAGTTGGGCCCTGCGCTATTATTACAACAAAGACATTCTGCACAACAGCAGCAGGGAATGGTTCACCTACAAGTTCAACTTCAGCAAACTGTTCCTGGTTAATTACCCTCTCATCACGGGGTTGGCTGGGGCTGTGATACCTTGGAGCAGCTGCGCAGCCCTTTCCACTTCCTTCCCTCGAggactcccccccaccccttccccaagtGCTGTCGCCCACTCACCTCCGGCCTGCTCtacctcctcttctccttctcggCTTTGGTGACCTTGACCACTAAGGCTCAGGCAGTGACTGTAGCAAAGGCCTTGCTGGCCCTGAGCCCCTTGGCCCCATCCCTGTGTGGCCTCTGGCAGCGTCTGGCTCCCCGCCATCCCCTCAGCTCTCAGCGGCTCTGCCAGAGCCCTGACGCCTGCTCACCTGACACACCCTCGCCCACCTGAGCCCTGTGCACCCCCGTGACTCCAGGAGACTCCTGCTTCTCCTTCAGCCCTGAGGGCATGAAACCTCGGGACAGACTCACACCCAAACCGTCTACAAGCACCCCAGGGGCCCTGCGCCCTCCTGCACTACCCTGGCGGGTGGTtccccagcccagagccctgACAAGTACCTGCTGCCGCCATGACACCCGGGAATCCCGCCGTCCCCTCCTCGGCCTCGTTCTCGTCCTCGTCCTCGACCTTgacctttccttcctccccactgaCCTTGAAGCTCCAGCCGGGCTGGGCCGCGGGCACCCGGGAGCTGGGGAGAAGTCGGGAGCAGAGGCGCAGGGCTCGGTGGAGGCGGCGCGGGCCAGCGGGctcaggaggagggggctggtccTCCCGCCCCGCAGCCGCAGGTCAGGGTGGAGCCTGTCTCTGAAGGCAAGTCGGAGGAGGTAGGGGGATGCAGAGGCGTTCAGGACGCCCCCTGCTCTACCTGCGCCCCCTAGGCCCGAGCTGGGCAGCCTGGGCCGCCCAGCGCATGGCCCTGAAGCTGCGCTTTAATGGGCGCTGGAGTGAAGGCAGGCCTGGACGATGTGGGACCCCCGCTGGGGGCCTCAAGGATGAGGGTGAGGACAAGAGGGAAAGACAAGAGGAGGCTAGGGGACCCCTCACTCTGAAGGTCCCAGCTCCCTCTGGAACATGCAGCCTCCAGGCTCCTTCTGATGCCttagcctcctcccctcccccattccctgAAGGTGAGGGCAGCTCTCTAgtctcttccctgcctcctcttttcccctccccaaattcaatataaaactttcatttgtttatttttaatggtgatggtggtaggtgcccagggctggagctgccccccaccccccagggtaTCTAAGCTCAGGACAAAGTGGTGATTGGGGGAGGTCAGGAGGCCACATCCATTCTGGGAAGTTTATCTTTGAATTGACCCTTTGGCTTCAACACCTAGGAACTTTTAAATTACAATTGCTTAGGAAGTAAAATCCTGTCTCCCTCTCAGCTCTCTGCCTCTTGTACCTTGTCCCCTCCACCACCAGCCACCCACAACCCTactcctgccttccccaccccttcagGGGCCATGAGTGCCTGGGTTTCTCTACAAGGCTGtaggaggggaaggtggggggacaATTTTATGATGAACCAAAAATTCCATCGGGGTGGGAGTTGGAGGAGGGTGAGGTGTGCCACTTGTGGGCCACAAGTCTCTCAAAGTGCCCACAATCCCTCTCTCACTCCCCAACCCAACTCTGACCCAACCCTTTCACCCCCAGCTGCTCGTAGGACAGGCCCATGGGCAGGCAGATGGGAAGGGGGTCCCTGAAACCTCTCTGGAAGCCACCTCTGCATCTTAGTGGGGGAGATGGGGCTGTGGTCAAGGCTTATTCTGTACTGGAGACCTGAAGTTGGGAGTGGGGGATAGCGGGGGTTGCTGGActgtatttaaaacaataaaactttggacctttgagggggaaaaataatTATCTTGATTCTGGCCCACTAAGAAGTCCTTTTCTTGTTTTACAGGGTGGCTACATATTTGTTAATTTGTTGATAGATGTTTTCTATCATTTGTAAGTGATTTGGATATTTGATGGTCAGTTCTATGTGTCAGCTTAAATAGGCTCAGTCCCCAATCAAACATGAAGGTAGGTGTTGCTATGAAGGTACTTTGTAGATGCGACCACAATCAGTTAACTTTAAGTAAGGGATATTATCCTAGAAAATCTGAGTAGGCCTGGTTCAATCAGTTGAAAGGCCTTTAGCACAGAGCTGAGGATTCCTTGAGGAAGAAATTCTGCCTGTGGACAGCAACTTCAGTCTGTGCCCAAGTGTTCCAGCCTGCCCTTCTTGATGGCCTtccctgtggatttttttttttaatggaggtactggggactgaacccaggacctcacacatgctaagcatgtggtctaccactgagctataccctccccctggcctATGGATTTTGAACCACAGGCCCCCACAATTGCATAATCCAATCCCTTGCAATATCTCTTAAATATATatctcctactggttctgtttctttggttgaACCCTGACTAATGCAGATTTTGATGCCTGGAAATGTGTGGTGTTGTAAGAAATACCTCCAAATGTGGAAGTGGCTTTGGAATTTTGTAATGGATAGTGTCTGGAAGAACTTTGAGGTGCATAATAGAAAAAAACCTAGCTTGCCTTGAACAGACTGTTAGTAGAAATATGAATGTTAACTCTGCTGGTGAGGGCTCAGAAGGAAGCGAGGAGCGCGGCAGGGGACACCTATGGCATCTTAGAGAAGCCGTATGGCATCACAGACAGGCTGTTGGTGGAAATGTGGATGTTATGGGTGCTGCTGGTACTGAGGGCTCAGAAGGAAATGAGAAGCGTGTTATTGGAAAATGAaagagtggatttttttttatacagTGGGAGAACTGAGACAGTTATGTGAAAAGCAGAATTTGTAATGATCAACTTGGGTATTTAGCTTTGTTGCCAAGTGTTGAAGGTGTGGTCTGGTTTCTTGCTGCCTACAGTAGAAGCTGAAAGGAAAGAGATTTAGACTTCTAACCTCCAGCAccataagataatacatttgttattttaagccactaagtttgtggtaatttgttacaacagcaataagAAATTAATACAGTATGAAAAAAAAGCCTGCAATGCATACTCAAGCTGTCcccttaaaacagaaaaaaacctttGGTTTTTTACAGAGCTGAAAAAGAACTAGAACTGTGATCTCTAATTTGCCTTTTATAACGGGTCCCCCACTACCCTGCAGGGGGCCTTATTCCATACCATGTCACCTCATTCTCCTGCCTGTAGGATCTCCAAGTCCACTCAACTCTACACAaatcacctcatttaatcttcacaacagtccTAGGAAGTATGGTCATctccattatacagatgaagaaacggaAGCAAAGAGAGGCGAAGTACCTTTTCCAAGGCCATGCATCTAATAAGAAGAAGATCCAAGATTTAAATGCAGGTTCTTAACCACTGTGCCATCTGTTAAATACAAATTGTTCTCTTCACACGctttctttagtttaaaaaatatttgcttgAACTATGGGATTCTGTAACAAGAATACATGTCAAAGGTTTAGGAACAAATACAACCAATATTTGTTATGCATTGAGCAACATTTGTTAACTGTGGGAGCGGACGTGCTCGGGGACGAGAGCAGCCCGTCAGCCTTGGGGTATCTGTCAGTGTGTCTCGCAGAGGGAGTGGAGGGCGTCAGGGAATCTATCAGGCTAGTAAGGAGGGCATCTTCTATGATAGGAAGTGAGAATGGAACCAAAGAAAGCCCCAAACGTCAGCATGCAATTGCTATCAGGCCACGGAAGCCATAGGACAGGTGAAGCTACCAGTTAGGAAGAAACCATGAGTCAGCGAGAGCCAGGGTAAGGGTGAGGTCATTTGCTCGTTGTGACAGGAGCAATAGAAGCAGTAGCCTTGTGCTTTCTGTCACCTGTCATGCTCGGTGAGGCCTGATGGGGCCCATGTCACACAAGTTTCTGGGTTCCTGTGAAGTAACTCTCTCCACTCGGAGCAGCTGGAATTCTTGTCCCCCTTATTTCTATGTGTAACCTCACAGTTAACTCCCCCTTGCCGGAGATACTTGGTTAGTCTCTGTTCTTTACAATTCAGATAACTGAACGTCTTTTTCCATCCACGACAGGTGACCCCTGAAGAATTATCACGCTACAGCAGTCGGCACCTCCCTGGGGTCCAGGACACACGTGCCCACCACAGCCCAGTTCCCTCTAGGAACTGCCAAGTAAATGTGGCCACGTGTCCACTTTTGAGGTGACCTTCATAGAGATGACATGAAAATTACCTCCCTTCTTCCAACAAGCAGAGTACAATAAAATCAATGTGGTATAAGCTTTCTTAATTACAATCAAATCCCAGCCCTGTCTTCTTGAGGTTAACATCAGATCTCTTGATTAGAATTGGATTTTGAGTTTTCCTAAAACTCTTCAATCACAGCCAAGTCTGAGATTGTGTCATTTCAGTAGGTGGCTGGGCCCACCCAtgacaaattgatttttttctaattctcccCAGCATTTAAACTTGTTGAAGTCtcatctttttccatttttctcaccACAAcccaagattttaaaatgtatttaacatGACAACTCAGTATACacctatataaaaatacattgaaaataaaagtttcaccagACCCTAaagttttctattcttttcctttaaaatttttgatcttgtaaaattaataataaaactttaaaacacacacacaaatgttggTCTTGACCCAATAATTTATATTATGATGTTTCATGACCCATAGTTTGAAAACTATTGGCCTGGCTTCTCCTTTCttcaaaatgtcatttctttACTCTGGTTCTTTCTTTTAACAGTCAAACAGTCtgctctccacttcctcatctctCATTCACTCTTCAGTTGGCCACGTTTGGTCTCTGACCCTACCCTGCCCTGCAGCTGCCCTCACTGAGGGCTCTGACACCTTCTTATTGATAAACCCCCCATTTCCCAGGGCTTCTCTAACCTGGGTCCCCAGCATCCTCAAACCCAGCTGGCCACGCCCTCCTGGAAGCGCCGCCTTGCCCTGCCTTCCGGAGGCCTCTTGCATCCCTGCCAGTTAGTTCTcgagattctcttcctctctcctctacGAGTCTCCCCAAGGCACTTCTCTTTTCTCACTTTATACCCTGTTCTTGGGTGGTCTCACTACTTCTCATGTGGGACACCTCAGCTGTCCCTGGCCCTTCTCTTCAGCTCAGTCTCTCTTCCTGAATCTGGTACAAATCATAGGCCACAGACTCTGATGTGAAAGTTTCCAAACTGGAAATTTTGCTCACTTGAAAACCCAAACATTTGAAACTCTGAAGCTTTTGTCTCCTTTTCTGCAGTGATATTTCTCGTCTGAAGTAATACATACCACTGAATGAAAGGGAGCGAGGGCAAAGGATTTAAagactgtgtgtatatgtatgcccATGTGTGGAGGGTGACAGTGGTGGGGAGCTTGAGTAATATTTGCAATGGACATTGTGGTTGATCCCCAGCATCCATTCCATACCGGATGATTAGCCCACGTTAGTGAGCAGCTTTTCCCTGATGACTGTTACTGCCCCAGGAGTGGACACACCAGTGACATTTGCCAGACAGCCTAAAGGAAAGGACTTATATCTCACACTTGGGTGGGGGAGGGCTTTCTCTTTCCTCTACCGGATGCGAAGAGAGAAGCATCCCCCAGTAGCTGCTGCCCCCATCTTTATACCATGAGGAAAACCATCCCAAGGACGAAACTCCACTCCAAGGAGGAAGGCTGAGCAGAACCATGGACAGAGCCTGGGTCCTTGTTGACATTATTGAGCTGCTGAATCAACCAACCTCAGAGCCCACCTACCTCAGGTTCTTTGTtacatttctttactttctttttcttaaaaaatgaggTTATATGTTACTTGTAGAAGCAAGTATCCCGATAGATTCAGTATCTCAAAATGTCACATCACACCTGAAGTCCAGACCCTGGACCCAGCTGCCAGCCAGGCCTTCCTCTTGGCTGTTCCATAGCATTTCACAATCAATAAGTCTAAAACTGACTTGGATTTCTTGGGCCCCCACTTCCCCCTACTCCAATTTTCCCTGTTTCTGTGAATGGTCCCACCATCCTCCTAGTTGTGACTCCAAACCTTGGGTCATCTTTGCTATTTCCCTTTCCCTCACACTGACAATTCCTCCTTAGGAACTATAGATTCTACCCGCCTCAGTAGTTCTCACATCCATCCACTTCTTCACCCACCACCATCTCTCACATGTTTCACTGCAACAGTCTCTGAACTGGTCCTCCATCTTCTTCCAATTTTCTTTGCACAGcacagccagagtgatctttctaaaatgcagatcTGAATATCTCACCCTCCTGATTaaatccttttctttcccttcttcgaATAAATTCTGAATGCCTTCATATGGCATATAGGGCCCTCCATGACCTGGTCCTCATTTCATCTTTCCAACCTCAACACCATTGCTTCCTTTCTATCCTTCATCCCAGCATCATAGAACTACTTTCACTTTCCAAACTTACTCTCTCTTATCTCCAGGTTGACTCTTCTGCCTGGAAAgtcttcttcctctccctgatTCACCTGAATAACTCTTGCTCGTTCTCCAGTGCTCAGTGTGATAGTGCCTCCTTGGGGAAGCCACCCCTGCCCCAAAGCTGGGTTAGGTGCTCTTCTTCAAGTTTCCACAACACCATCTCCTTATCCCAGTCATAACACTCATCACGAGGTTGGAATTGTATGCTTGCCTGTCTCCCCCATCCCAGACCATGAGCTCTTTGAGTGCAGGGACTCTGGCTTACTCCCTGCACCTAGCACCACAATTGAGTGATAAAGATCATTCTAAATTCAGAAGTGGCTTTTAACTTGAAGGCAATGGTAGGATGGAGTAGAGTTGGAGGGCAGCATGGAAATAGCTATTTTTAAGCAGGGGTAAGGGTGGTGGTGGCAGAATCGGATCTGCTGGTTAAGTGTGTTGAATAGGTTTAGGTGGGTGGCAGGGCTAGGCCAGGGGAAGGTGACCACTGAGGCAGACAGTGTAACCCAGGTAAGAGATGACAGTGGCCCAGActagggtggtggcagtggggacAGGGAGAACCAGACAGACTTGAAAGAGTTATAAAGTAGAATTAACAGAATTGGGGGGTaggcaaagaaaagaaaggggtaTAAGATGAAGTGCGTTCTAATTTAGGCAACAGAGGTCCTGGTGGTGTTTTCCTCTAGGGTGGGGAATCCAGAAGGAAGAACATGATTCAGACAGTGGAGAGTGAGATGAGGGACTCTGCTTTGGACATTCAGAGCTGCAAATGGGGACCAGAAGTTGTGAAGGGATGGACAGAAAGGTGGGAGAAAACCAGAAGGGTAGACAGAAGTCATAGATGCTGAGATAGTGGGAGTCAGAAAAAAAGGGACTTGAGACAAGGCGAAAATACTGCTGAGCCTCCTTTGCACAGGCGCTTCCACAGACACAGACATAAGTGCACTGGAGAgggtcttctctctctttttactaTTCCATGATtgtaaaaattgaagtataattgaattacaatattatattagtttcaagtgtacaacatagtgattccatatttttatacattacaaaatgatcaccgcTGGAGAGGGTTCTCTTGatagcagttttatttaatttaaaagtgaaattcAGACCCTGGCCCACTCACTAATCATGGGATCATGGCAGGAGTGAACTTGTCTTGGGGATCATCAGCCTCTTACCAGGACAAGACATGGGGAACATATAGACTCTTACCAGGACAAGAAGTAGGGAGCATACGAATCATGTTTATGTGGGCATGGAGAAGCAGGGATACGCCCAGCTATAGTGCTGGGTAGGGCCTGGCCACAACCAGGGAAGGGGTGACTGGTGCCATCCCCTAGACACATGCAGAGAAGGAGGAGACTCATTCAGGACTGGTATTAGGGTTTGGGTTTAGAGGCCTAGGGCAGGGTCAGGGAGCTCTGGAACAATGAGATCAGTAGCTGTGAGTAGAAGATTTGTCCAGCTCACTGCGCTGCTCCTTCTGGGACTCTGTCACCACCTGCTGGGGGTGAGGCATGTGAAGGGTACAGACCATTCAGCACGCCCTCCTTCCAGCTCCTTGGCTGCATGGTGTCCCCTCTCCCTGGCATAACCAACTGAGGCTTCAGTCTATCCATTCACCTTATCCATCTCCCTGTTTCCCTCCCACTCCAAGAACCACTAACCAACAATACCATAAGATCAGCTGCAGCGAGGCTGGGGCTCAGAAATACTATGGGAAATGAGGAGGTCCTAGACTCAAGTGACCCATCTCACCTCCCCATCCTGGGTCTCAATGGTTTTGATCAGAACCATCTTCCGGCTGTGGCTCTCCTGGGGAGGCTCCACCTCAGgcactagaaaaataaaaagcagcatGAGGGGTGTATGGGAGGAAGCTTGGGATTTCTCTTAAAGCCCTCATTCTCTCTGGGAGGGGACGGGAGAAGAGGGGCAGGGCCTGAGGAAGGGGGCGAGTGTAGACCAGGACTCTGTAGTTCACAGAGAGAACGTATCCCTGAGCAGAGCCATACCAAGAGTCCAGTCAGGGCAGAAATCAACAAGGGAACAGACAGGTTGGAAGCCAGACTTGGGAGACTCACCAGTCGTCTTTACACTTAAGGATGCAAAGGAATGGACTGGCACGGAGATCCTGGGGGTGAAGCATGTGGTCAGCTACTCCTCCAGGCCCCTGGCCTCTACCCCTCCTCCTCCGCCTCACATCCAGTCCAGACaacgccctgccccgccccgccccgcccctcaccGGCTCTCCTCGCCCTCCAGCAGCTTCCGGTAGGTGGCGATCTCGATGTCCAGGGCCATCTTGACGTTAAGGAGCTCCTGGTACTCTCGCAGGTGTCGCGCCATCTCCTCCTTTAGCTGTCGCAGCTCTTCCTCGAGCCGCGCGGCGCCCGCCTGGTACCCACCGGCCTCCAGGGCAAACTGCTCTTCCAGCTCTCGCAGCTGTCTGAGCAGCGCCTCGTTCTGGGGGTTGTGGGGGAAGTGGGGGTCAATGGGGGAGCAGCCTTCAACCTCCACCCCCCTGGGCCGGGGCGCACAGCCTGGTGCTCACTGTGCCGCGAAGCCCGTCCACTTCGCACGTCAGACTCTGGATCTGGCGTCGGGACTCATTCATCTCCTGCTTGGCCTGGCGCAGGGCCTCATGGTTCCGGTTGGCGGCGTACGACAGGTCCGCGTACTAGGGCGTGGGGGGCAACCCGGGAGTGAGCGGACCAGATGCACTCTCCCTCCAGCGCCCTACCCTTCCAGGCCCTCCCAAAACCCTCCCGTGATCTTGTACCTTGGACTTGTACCATTCTTCTGCCTCCTGCAGGTTCTTCGCCGCGATGCTCTCGTACTGGGCACGGATGTCCCTCAGCGCTGCCGTCAGCTCGGGCTTCACGGTCGCCTCCACCTCGACCTGCTGCACCTGCTGGCTCTCCACGCTCACCTGCAGGTCTCTTAGCTCCTGCCGCCCAGGGCAAAGAGATGTCCAGTTCACCACACATATCCCACGCGGGCGGCGCAGTTGGTGCACGAAAAAGAAGAAACGCTTAAATGAACAGAAGGGGGCGCCAGAGAGTGCGGCGCCCGGAGGCCTGCGAGGCCTCTGCCCCGCCGCCTCTAAGCCCCCGGCCAGATTACAGGGATGCAGCTCTGCTGCTCGCCACCAGGTGGCGCAGGGGTGGAAGTCAAACCACCTGTAGAGGGGGTTTCTCACTAATATTCCTCAGCTATTCCTCGGCTCCACTTGCCAGTCTTCCCAGAGATTGTCTCCTAGCTCCGAGACCACCCCCAACGTCCAAAGCTTCCCCTGACACCCGGGTCCACCCACCTCCTCGTGCAGCTTCTTGAGAAACTCAATCTCATCCATCAAAGACTCAATCTTGCGCTCCAGCTCCAGGCGGGACAGGGTGGCATCGTCCACGTCCTTCGTGGGGTGGCAGTAGGGGTTGAGAGCAGGGAGGGGCTGCTTAGGCCGAGGAAGAGCCTGGCCCTCCCTGTCTGCCTTTGGAGGCATCTGGTCGCCTCCCTGCGCCTACAAAGGCCTCCATGGGTACACAGTCCCGGGTAGGGGTGAGGAGATGGAGCTCGACGTGGGGCCCCAGCTCACCTTGCGGAAGAGCACGAGGTTGTGCTCCGCGTCCTCCCGCTTGCGCgtctcctcctccagcctggtgggaagagtgagcagaagCTGAACTGCAGGGTCGCTGCCCAGTCTTCGGATCGCTACCCCCACGATCTGGGCTAGAGGCTGCTACTGCCCAGGACTCTGGGGAGGGGTCTTCAGGCTGCCAAATGGGCTTACCCAGTTTTCTCTTCAGTCGGCTGGGAGCTGAGATGGGGCAACTTTATACCCAGGGGAGACATAGTAACCCCTCCTCCCTTACCTCCCCAGAGACTCAGTTAAGTGctacagggagggcagggggtggacTGAAGCCCACGGGAGAGGATGCTGCCTGCACACGCCCTAGGAGCCACTCCCTCCGgcggctggtggggaggggagaggagcgcAGAGCAGCCGCCTTGACGGCCACCGCCCAGCCCTggtcctgccccctgacctctgCTTGAGTGCTGCCAGGTCCTCCGCCAGCCCGTCGCGCTCCACCTGCACCCGGTCGCGCTCGCGGCCCAGCAGCTCTAGCTCCCTCCGCAGCTCCCGCAGCTCCTGCTGGCACAGCTGGTCGGCGCGCGCCGGCTCCTGGCCTCGGGCCTGGCTCAGCTCCCCGCGCAAGGCCGCGTTCTGCTGCTCCAGGAAGCGCACCTTTTCAATAAAGTTGGCGAAGCGGTCGTTgagctcctgcagctcctgcttcTCGTTGCTGCGTGTGGCCAGGAACTCCTGGTTGAGGGCCTCGGCCATGGAGAAGTCGAGGCGCTCCGAGGGCAGGCGCAGGAGGGCGCCCGCACCCGCCCGGGTACCGCGGAAGCTGCCCAGGCGCACGGAGGAGCCAGGGGACGCCGAGCCCAGCAGGCGGCTGCTGGAGAAGCGGGAGCTGGATAAGTAGGAGAAAGCCCCAGGGGACAGTGAGGGCTGTGGCCCAAAGGTGCGGCGGTAGGAGGTGGAAGTGATGCTGGACCGGAGGCCCGACGGGTGGCTCATGGCGGCTAGGATGGGCAGTGACCGTTGGCAGACCTGGTCCGGGCGCTGGGAAGGAGCCGGGGACCGCTGCGAGGCGGCTTTATAGCCCTGCGGGCTCAGCGGGGGCATGGGCAGCTCCTCCCACTGGCCTGACAGTGGGGCTATGTGGGGAGGGGGACGCCCCACCCCTGCGGAGCAGCAGGAGCGACACACCCTCCCTCCCTGTTTGCTGGCACCCTGCCCACTTGATTCCCCCTGTTGCTggcagggaaggaagcagggatgGAGACCACAGGCCACAGGCAGGCCGGGGTTTGGGGGTCAGCAGCAAGCATCCAAATTTGGAGCCTAGGGCGGGAGGGCCTGACTTGAGCTGGAGTCCCTGCCTGAAAGAGCTGGTAAAAATTGGGGGGTAGGAAGACTGGAGGTTAAAGGACAGCCTTCTGGCACGAATCTGGAGGAGGTGGCCCAGGTGGATGGAGAATTGTTCTGGCTTAGGCCAGAGAGCCTGTGCCTCCATGTGTCCCCTGAAGGCTAGGCTCTGCTTTTCAACTGCTGTCAGCTACCCTGTCACCACACCCAGAGAGATTTGGGGGCCAGGAAGGCAGAGGCAGCTGAGGTGGGTGAGGAATGGCTGATCTCTCTGGAATCCCCAGGGCTCTGTGAAGGGTTGCTGCCTGGCGCCAGCTCTGCTGCTAATGGACTggcttcttcccttcc is a window of Camelus bactrianus isolate YW-2024 breed Bactrian camel chromosome 12, ASM4877302v1, whole genome shotgun sequence DNA encoding:
- the PRPH gene encoding peripherin isoform X2; its protein translation is MPPLSPQGYKAASQRSPAPSQRPDQVCQRSLPILAAMSHPSGLRSSITSTSYRRTFGPQPSLSPGAFSYLSSSRFSSSRLLGSASPGSSVRLGSFRGTRAGAGALLRLPSERLDFSMAEALNQEFLATRSNEKQELQELNDRFANFIEKVRFLEQQNAALRGELSQARGQEPARADQLCQQELRELRRELELLGRERDRVQVERDGLAEDLAALKQRLEEETRKREDAEHNLVLFRKDVDDATLSRLELERKIESLMDEIEFLKKLHEEELRDLQVSVESQQVQQVEVEATVKPELTAALRDIRAQYESIAAKNLQEAEEWYKSKYADLSYAANRNHEALRQAKQEMNESRRQIQSLTCEVDGLRGTNEALLRQLRELEEQFALEAGGYQAGAARLEEELRQLKEEMARHLREYQELLNVKMALDIEIATYRKLLEGEESRISVPVHSFASLSVKTTVPEVEPPQESHSRKMVLIKTIETQDGEVVTESQKEQRSELDKSSTHSY
- the PRPH gene encoding peripherin isoform X1, translated to MPPLSPQGYKAASQRSPAPSQRPDQVCQRSLPILAAMSHPSGLRSSITSTSYRRTFGPQPSLSPGAFSYLSSSRFSSSRLLGSASPGSSVRLGSFRGTRAGAGALLRLPSERLDFSMAEALNQEFLATRSNEKQELQELNDRFANFIEKVRFLEQQNAALRGELSQARGQEPARADQLCQQELRELRRELELLGRERDRVQVERDGLAEDLAALKQRLEEETRKREDAEHNLVLFRKDVDDATLSRLELERKIESLMDEIEFLKKLHEEELRDLQVSVESQQVQQVEVEATVKPELTAALRDIRAQYESIAAKNLQEAEEWYKSKYADLSYAANRNHEALRQAKQEMNESRRQIQSLTCEVDGLRGTNEALLRQLRELEEQFALEAGGYQAGAARLEEELRQLKEEMARHLREYQELLNVKMALDIEIATYRKLLEGEESRISVPVHSFASLSVKTTVPEVEPPQESHSRKMVLIKTIETQDGEQVVTESQKEQRSELDKSSTHSY